The Fibrobacter sp. UWR4 DNA segment GTACTGCTACAAGGACGGCGCTTTCGTACAGGATTGCACCATGGAAGAAATGGTGGAACATTGCTCCCAGTTCGTAGATGAAGTGAACAAGCACATGCCCAAGCCCATGACCAAGGAAGAATACAAGCAGATGATGATGGACTACTTCCCCATGCTGAAGCGCTGGAAGAAGTAAGAGAGGCCGCGCAACCTTTATAGGTTCTGCTGCAGCTTGGGGATCATTTCATCTGCCCATTCCTCGAAGGTGTCGTCGGCGATGTGAGCCTTGGCCTGCTGCATCAGCTTGATGTAGAAACGCAGATTATGAATTACAGAAAGAGTCCATCCCAGGGGCTCTTTTGCTTTATGCAGGTGACGCATGTAGCCGCGGCTGTAATTGCGGCAGCAGTAGCAGTCGCAGTTGGGGTCCAGCGGGGTGTCGAAATCGTGGGCGAACTTCTGATTCTTGTAGCGGAGAACGCCCTGGCTTGTATAGACCAGGCCGTCCTGGGCGTTTTTATTGGGCAGGATGCAGTCGCACATATCTACCCCACGGCGGATCAGTTCCAGCAGGTTCCAGGGCGTGCCCACCCCCATCACGTAGCGGGCGCGGTCTTCTGGCAGCAGGTTTGTGCAGAAGTCTGCAATTTCGTACATGGTTTCCACTGGCTCCCCCACAGAAAGCCCGCCCATGGCGTAACCATCGGGACCGATTTCCTTAAGGGCCTCGATGGACTTCTGTCGCAGTTCCTTGTGCATGCCGCCCTGTACAATCCCAAAGAAATACTGCGGGTAGCCGTGAATGGGCGGATTCGCTTCCAGCCATTCCTTGGCCTCGCGGGTCCACTTCAGCGTCAGACGCAGCGATTCGTCGGCCTCTTCCAACGTGCTGGGGTACGGCGTGCATTCGTCAAAAGCCATGATGATATCCGCACCGATTTCCCGCTGTGCCTGCATGACGCTTGCCGGCGTGAACATGTGCATGGAACCATCCAGCAGGCTCTTGAATCGGACGCCCTCTTCCGTAATCTTGCGGAACTGCTTGAGACTCCAAACCTGGAATCCGCCGCTGTCCGTAAGCATGGGGCCGTTAAAGTTCATGAACTTCTGAACGCCGCCAGCCTCCGCCACGGTCTTTGTTCCCGGACGCAGGTACAGGTGGTAAGTGTTGGCCAGGATGATTTCCGCCTCCAGCTCCTTGATATCGCGGCTGGTAATCCCCTTGACCGTGGCGTTGGTGCCCACCGGCATAAAGATCGGCGTAGTCACATCGCCATGTGCCGTGTGAATCACCCCAAGGCGTGCCTTGGACTTTTTGGACGTCTTCTTCAGTTCAAAGGGATTGGAATTCATTGAGGAGAAAGGTAGAAAAATCTACCCGAACGATTCTTTGATATAGCTCGTCATCTCTTGTAATATACCTACCTTATTTTCAAATCCTTTTGGAAACATTATGTAGGTAATGACATTTATGGAATCAATTTTTATTACAGGTAGTGGTTCCATATCACACACATCTTGACCGAATTGAAGATACCAGTTCCTATAAAACAAACGTTCACGCGCTTTTTCTCGTTGGTCACTGGAATCAAGAACCATGAATAAGACTATTCTCTGGTTATTAGTAAAAAATTCATGTAGGATTAATAGGATTGTATTTCTAGTCTTATTATCTGAATCTGTTATGAAATAATATTCGAATTCTTCGGATTGCCAGTTATAATGGTTTAACGAGCTTAACTTCGGGATCATTGAAACCCCTCAGTGAACCGTTTTCCTTGAGGTACATGGACACAGTCTTTTTGTCCCGCAAGATCTTGCGGAAAGCTTCTTTTGCCGACATCTGTGTATTGTTTGTTTTTTCCATTAACGACCCTCGCTTCTAAATATAACAAAAAACCTCCAAAAAAAAGATCGCCCCTGCGTAAGGTTTCCCTAGACAGGTAAGCGATCTAATTAAATATTTTTTATAAAATATAAATCTAATTCTTCATGGACAAGTCTATGCGGCTTCGTTATTGCATTTTGCAAACAACTGTTGACAAAATACACCAGATTATGATCAGATGTTTGGGATTGAATTTATCAAAATGATTGGGAACCTTTGCATCTACTTCACGTTGACTTTCTGCAGATGGTTTCCTTGGCGGATCAGGTAGATGCCGGGAGTTTTGATTTTTTCCAATTGCATTTTCCCAAAGTAGCGGCCTTGCAAGTCGAATACGGTTGCTTCGCCAGAGATCACCTTGAATGTTGCGACGTTCGTGATGATAGAAGCAGAGCCTTCGGAACTGCTAGATTCCGCGACGGAACTACTAGATGCAATAGAGCTGCTGGACTTGATGATTCCGAATTCATAAGCGCCCAGGTCCGGGGCCTCCCCCACAAAGAACTGACCAATGTCTTCGCCCTTGTCGATGGCGCGGCTGCCTTCCTTCAGCTTCAAGAAACCCACATCAGGAACACTACCATCAGGATTTCGCGGGCCCAAAATTCCAGGAATCTTGGAAAGGTCCTCGCCCGTTACCATCAAGCTGGGATCGTCGAGACTCATGAAGTCGTCTTCCGTCAAATCCAGTTTCAAGTTCCAGGTGTTGTTTTCGCCGGCAGGGCAATCCACATACACATCGTGAGTAGCATCCTTCATCCAGCAAGATCCAATCTGGGAATTCTTATTCGGGATGGCGATGTTGTTCTTCAGCACGTGGGCGTTGTCGCCAAACAAGGGCATCACATCTGCCGTGCGATTCAGATCCGCATCATAGGTAGTGGAGGCCATACCAAATGAACGGTCTCCATTTTTATAAGCGGTGTTGTTGATCCAAGTGCTACCAGCATTGGTATAATTGGAATAGAAACCGTTAGCTACGTTATTCCAGGCCACACAATTTTTAATGATATGATGACCGGCACCTGTGCGACTGTAACCCATCTTAAAGCCGTGGCCATTTACTCCCGGCGGCGTTGCGGTTCCATACTTGATATAACCATTGCCCATGGCATAGCTGTTTTCTACAATGACAGGGAATTCCTGCGCAAGAACATCGTAGCCATCGTCGCTGTTCCACCAGGAACGGCATCCCACAAATCTTGTAGTATCGCCATCGTGCTGATAATGTACGCCAAAGCCATCGGCATTTTCGCCATCGCCCTGCCAACCTGTGGGGTCGTAATTGTCGTGGGCGTCGCAGTTCAACACAAGATGGCCACCGCCTCCAGAGGCTCCGTCATGAATGAAAATTCCCGGACCAGCGTTATGATGGCTGTCGATTTGTTCCAGAATAATATGCTTACTGGCGTAAAGGAAAATTCCGGAATTGGAGTTGCACTTCATGGGGGTGTTGCGGACTTCGAAACCCTTCAAATGCAGGTATTTTGCCGCCACCACAATGGGAGACGTCGTCATGACGCTGTCGATGGTCCCCTTGTTCCTGCAGGCTTGACCGATAGGGAGATTCGTGCCGTCAAAAATCGGGCGCTCCCCAGGGTATGCGAAATAATAAATGCGCTTGTCGTCACTTTCGCCGCTGGCGGTCAAAAGAATGCCCGCCGTCATCTCGTAGCGCTTGTAGTAAACCGTGTCGTTCAGGTCGTAGACTCCCCCACGGATCCACACCGTATCGCCAGGCTGCACAACGGCGTTGGCCTTGTTGAGGGATGCAAAAGGCTTTTCCTTGGAACCGACGGCCCCATCGTTACCATCGACCGCGACATAATAAGTCGCGCCAAATGCCTGGGCTGCCAACAGGGCAAACCCTAACGAATAAAAGAACTTCTTGTCCATAAACACCTCTTGCATTCATTTATAGTAAATAAATGAAAAATCATCAACGGGGCAATTATGAATGCACTGCGTTCACAATTAGGTAAAGCGAATCATTTTGTCGACGCCAACAAAATGATCAAAATTCAAAGAATATTGACGGGTCGCATTCAAAAACCTTGCCAAGTTTCTCTGCCAGTGCAGCTTGAGACCAGCCGCGCATATCACGACTGGCGAAAATCATTTCACCGGGAGTTGATTCCGTGAAACGTTTTTTAAACAAGTCCGTATCTTCCCAGGAATCAGACTCATCGTCCTTAATTACAACATTTTCTGGCTTATACATATATAACCAACGCCTTATCAATAAACTTGTCCAAAGCCTCATGCATATACTTTCGGTCGCTTTGGGCGACAATCAATCCACGATATCCATTCCACAATGCATCACGACCTTGCCCATCTTTAATACATTCGACTTTAGCCGTTTCATAGCGCCAAAGGAATGCGATACACGGCTCTTCAACGCCTTCAACCTCAACAACACTTATTCCCATAGGCGGAACAATCCCCGCCTGAACAAGGCAAAGGTCTGTTCCAAATTTTTCCTCCAACATTCCGTGAAGGTACACGAACTGCAGCGAAAGATATTCCGGCAAGTCATACTGATCTGTAGCTGGTGCAATTTTCATTTTTCCTCCATAACTGACTACTATAGGTTTTGTTTTGCACAAATACTTAGTCCGATTCAATTGTGAACACACTGTATTCGCAATTAGGTAAAACGCATAAAAATACGACCTTATTTCTTTAATCTTTTCAATTGTTTTGCACTTTTCTCTGGTGTGGGCAGGTTTTCGGGCATAACTCCGCCAAGTTCCTTGATCGTTTGACGGACTTTTTGACCAACGGCAAAGTGCGTTTCGTTCGCGTTCTCCTTGCCCTTGATATTCTCGCGACGCAGCTTATCATCTGTTTGTGTGATGCGGAAAAGATTTGCTGCAAGTTCTGTAGCGCCCATGTGATCCAGAATCTGTTGACTTTTCTTCAGCCCTTTGCGCTTATGAATATCCTGCATGCTTAAACCATTGTACAAGCCTTGATAACCACGATTCTGAAATACGGCGTAGTCCACTGGAGTCTCGACTCCGGCAGCCTTTGCTGCGCTAGCCAGGAACTTATTGCGGATAGTAACTTCGTCACGAATCGCCAAGCGTTTCTCATCTTCAGACAACTGTTCAATGTTTTCTGCAATCTCCTGCTGACGAGTCTTTACCGCAAAATAGGTCTGCCCCAAGGCAATTACCTCTTTACGAGGGTCTCCGTTCATTACGATCAAATAACAAGCATAGCGAGAAAGCTTGACATCACTGATTTCACGTTGTGCACCTTTGGCGAGATTTATCATTTTGCCAACGCCGGCAAAATGATCTGCCACTTCAATTCCACTAGCTTCACACGCTACTTTCGCTCTATCAATAGATTCTTCGAAACGCCGCCATTGTGCGTATTCCAACGCTGTCTGCAATTCCCTCGCGTACCAGAATTCGATACCGTTTTCGTCTACATGCTTGATGCTTTCAAAAGTTTGCTGAGAATAAGTTGAGATTTCTTTTTTAGTCATATAGCCTCCATAAGCCATCCCTTTCGCAGGGAAAGCGACTTCAGATTTTAGTTGTTTTGAGAGATGTTCCCTACGTTGCGTAGAGATTGGAGGTTCTAGCGCTGCTGTTGGCGGAGGTATTCTCCGGCGTTACTTGGCGCGATTTCACCTTGCGGCGAACTTACGCTCTCGAGCAGGCTGCGTCTCCTGCCAGCTATCCAACAACATCAACCAGATGGTTAATGAACCTTGCCGCGAATGCACGTACGGGCTTTTGCAAGCCTATGTCGACTGTCTCAAGGATTGATGAATTACATGGATAGATATATGCAAAAGAGTAAAGAATGTCAATATAGTAACCATTTTGCCAACATCGGCAAAATGGTCTACTTACGCATTGCCTCCAGGAGCAGTTTTTCGTCGGGCAGGACCAATTTGAGTTTTTCAGGCATCGCCTTGTAGGTTGCAACGCCCATGGGCTGGTTATAATCCTGAAGCAAGTATTCCACAAAGGGCTTGTCGGCATTTTGACAAAGTATTATACCAATTACGGGATTCTCAGAAGGCTTGCGTTCATCATCATTCAACACACGCATATATGCGGCCAACTGGCCTAAATATGACGGCTTAAACTCGCCCGTCTTAAGTTCGACAACGACAAGGCTGCGCAATTCGCGATTGAAAAAGAGCAGGTCCACCCACATGTCGTGTTCAAATTTTTCGATATGAACCTGATGGCCCACATACGTAAAATCCTTGCCGAAGGTCAAAATGAAGTTCTTGACATTCTGGACAATGGCTTTTTCAACCACGCGTTCGTCAATATCTTGCGGGTTGCGCTCCCCCAATTCCTCCACATTGATAAAATCCAGGAGGTACTCGTCCTTGAACATCGAAATGGCCTTTTGCGTATGGAGCGTTTTCGGGAGTGTCAACGCGAAATTGTTGGACATCTGCCCTTGGTGATGAAACAGGTCTACCTTAAGGTATTCCCGCAGGGTGTACTTGTCCCAATGATTCAAAACGGCCTGGTGGATGTAAAACGCTCGTTCCTCTACAGAATCCGTTTTCTCTAAAATCTCCATATGATGTGAAAAACTGAGTGCAAGGAAATCGGAGAAGTTCAAAACTTCCGCCATTGGCGAACGATTTAAGTTTATTAGAGCGTGAATGGGTATAATTGGCGTTTTTATGTCAAATTCAGCCTTTTCCAATTCGCCCGCCATTGGCGGGCGATTTAAAAACTCTTCCCATTTCTCGTAAAATTGACGCATTTTCTTAATGCTTGTCGCTGAAAATCCCCTCAGTCCGGGTCTCAAGAATAGCAGACTTGATCTGCTGAACAATGTTATTGTAAATCGAACTGACCTTATCCATCTTGCCCTCCTCGCTAATGACTCCAAGTCAATTTGTGAGACTGCGTTTCACATTTTGGAAAAACAGCGCTGCCCACGCCAACAACCTTTTTTACCATAATAATCTCCTATGTCGTGATTCTGCAAAACCACAACGGCAAAGAACATCATTTTCCCCACGCCGGGAAGATGATCGATAGCATACTTTTGATTATGAAGATGTTCTAGTTTTGTTGTTGGCGGGGGCCTTCCCCGGCGTTACTTGCCAGCCTTTCGGCTTGGCTCGAGCAGGCTGCGTCTCCTGCCAGCTATCCAACAACATCAACCAGATGGTTAATGAACCTTGCCGCGAATGCACGTACGGGCTTTTGCAAGCCTATGTCGACTGTCTCAAGGATTGATGAATTACGAGATGAAATATATGCAAATATACGAGAAATTTCAAGTACTTTGATTGTCAAAAAATGATCCACTTACAAGATGCAAAAATAACTATATTACTTTACATGAATTTTGATGAACTTCATAAGCTCAGCATTAGGAACAGGGGCGTATTGTCCACAGCAACTCAATGCGGATGTTTCTATTGCAAACGATTATTCGCCCCGTCTGAAATCACAGAATGGACTGATGACGATGGCGAAAAAACTGCACTTTGCCCCTATTGTTCCATTGACAGCGTGATTCCCAATTTAGACAATACTCTTAACGCGGAATTACTTGAAACGATGAATCAAAAGTTTTTCTAAGACCATTTTGCCAACGTCGGCAAAATGGTTGTATGAGAAGCGTTTGTGGACGAAAGTTTCAACTGCAATTAATTGTGCAATATTAAATTGCACTAAAATTGGGAAAAATTTGCACTCTAAAAATTATCGTTTAAAATAATCTATCAATATTTCCTTGATATGATTGTAACGTCTCGCATAGGAATTTGGAATGCGAAGAAGTTCAAAATAATGGTCTTTGCAAATTCGTTCTTTTGCTTTGTCACATCTTATACGATTTTCATTGGTACGATGCTCTTCCCCATCTAACTCAATAGCGAGTAAAGGAACTTCTGAACGACCATCTTTTTCATAAAGAACAAAGTCAAAACTGCCTGTAAAGAAAATGCTTT contains these protein-coding regions:
- a CDS encoding zinc ribbon domain-containing protein, with the translated sequence MDQNQKFCQSCGMPLTAEVMGTNADGSKNEDFCVYCYKDGAFVQDCTMEEMVEHCSQFVDEVNKHMPKPMTKEEYKQMMMDYFPMLKRWKK
- the tgt gene encoding tRNA guanosine(34) transglycosylase Tgt, which produces MNSNPFELKKTSKKSKARLGVIHTAHGDVTTPIFMPVGTNATVKGITSRDIKELEAEIILANTYHLYLRPGTKTVAEAGGVQKFMNFNGPMLTDSGGFQVWSLKQFRKITEEGVRFKSLLDGSMHMFTPASVMQAQREIGADIIMAFDECTPYPSTLEEADESLRLTLKWTREAKEWLEANPPIHGYPQYFFGIVQGGMHKELRQKSIEALKEIGPDGYAMGGLSVGEPVETMYEIADFCTNLLPEDRARYVMGVGTPWNLLELIRRGVDMCDCILPNKNAQDGLVYTSQGVLRYKNQKFAHDFDTPLDPNCDCYCCRNYSRGYMRHLHKAKEPLGWTLSVIHNLRFYIKLMQQAKAHIADDTFEEWADEMIPKLQQNL
- a CDS encoding DUF6169 family protein, with the protein product MIPKLSSLNHYNWQSEEFEYYFITDSDNKTRNTILLILHEFFTNNQRIVLFMVLDSSDQREKARERLFYRNWYLQFGQDVCDMEPLPVIKIDSINVITYIMFPKGFENKVGILQEMTSYIKESFG
- a CDS encoding right-handed parallel beta-helix repeat-containing protein yields the protein MDKKFFYSLGFALLAAQAFGATYYVAVDGNDGAVGSKEKPFASLNKANAVVQPGDTVWIRGGVYDLNDTVYYKRYEMTAGILLTASGESDDKRIYYFAYPGERPIFDGTNLPIGQACRNKGTIDSVMTTSPIVVAAKYLHLKGFEVRNTPMKCNSNSGIFLYASKHIILEQIDSHHNAGPGIFIHDGASGGGGHLVLNCDAHDNYDPTGWQGDGENADGFGVHYQHDGDTTRFVGCRSWWNSDDGYDVLAQEFPVIVENSYAMGNGYIKYGTATPPGVNGHGFKMGYSRTGAGHHIIKNCVAWNNVANGFYSNYTNAGSTWINNTAYKNGDRSFGMASTTYDADLNRTADVMPLFGDNAHVLKNNIAIPNKNSQIGSCWMKDATHDVYVDCPAGENNTWNLKLDLTEDDFMSLDDPSLMVTGEDLSKIPGILGPRNPDGSVPDVGFLKLKEGSRAIDKGEDIGQFFVGEAPDLGAYEFGIIKSSSSIASSSSVAESSSSEGSASIITNVATFKVISGEATVFDLQGRYFGKMQLEKIKTPGIYLIRQGNHLQKVNVK
- the dinD gene encoding DNA damage-inducible protein D, whose product is MTKKEISTYSQQTFESIKHVDENGIEFWYARELQTALEYAQWRRFEESIDRAKVACEASGIEVADHFAGVGKMINLAKGAQREISDVKLSRYACYLIVMNGDPRKEVIALGQTYFAVKTRQQEIAENIEQLSEDEKRLAIRDEVTIRNKFLASAAKAAGVETPVDYAVFQNRGYQGLYNGLSMQDIHKRKGLKKSQQILDHMGATELAANLFRITQTDDKLRRENIKGKENANETHFAVGQKVRQTIKELGGVMPENLPTPEKSAKQLKRLKK
- a CDS encoding PDDEXK nuclease domain-containing protein, which produces MRQFYEKWEEFLNRPPMAGELEKAEFDIKTPIIPIHALINLNRSPMAEVLNFSDFLALSFSHHMEILEKTDSVEERAFYIHQAVLNHWDKYTLREYLKVDLFHHQGQMSNNFALTLPKTLHTQKAISMFKDEYLLDFINVEELGERNPQDIDERVVEKAIVQNVKNFILTFGKDFTYVGHQVHIEKFEHDMWVDLLFFNRELRSLVVVELKTGEFKPSYLGQLAAYMRVLNDDERKPSENPVIGIILCQNADKPFVEYLLQDYNQPMGVATYKAMPEKLKLVLPDEKLLLEAMRK